A stretch of the Longimicrobium sp. genome encodes the following:
- the tuf gene encoding elongation factor Tu (EF-Tu; promotes GTP-dependent binding of aminoacyl-tRNA to the A-site of ribosomes during protein biosynthesis; when the tRNA anticodon matches the mRNA codon, GTP hydrolysis results; the inactive EF-Tu-GDP leaves the ribosome and release of GDP is promoted by elongation factor Ts; many prokaryotes have two copies of the gene encoding EF-Tu): EMVMPGDNVQMVVELITPIAMEKELRFAIREGGRTVGAGVVTEIVE, encoded by the coding sequence GGAGATGGTGATGCCGGGCGACAACGTGCAGATGGTGGTGGAGCTGATCACGCCGATCGCCATGGAGAAGGAGCTGCGCTTCGCCATCCGCGAGGGCGGCCGCACCGTGGGCGCCGGCGTCGTCACCGAGATCGTAGAGTAA
- the rpmG gene encoding 50S ribosomal protein L33: MRDIIILACTECKERNYNKTKNKRKHPERVEYSKYCPRCNKHQPHKETK, from the coding sequence ATGCGCGACATCATCATCCTCGCCTGCACGGAGTGCAAGGAGAGGAACTACAACAAGACCAAGAACAAGCGGAAGCACCCGGAGCGCGTGGAGTACAGCAAGTACTGCCCCCGGTGCAACAAGCACCAGCCCCACAAGGAAACCAAGTAG
- the secE gene encoding preprotein translocase subunit SecE, which translates to MAETTRTSAREFLVDVKEQVQKITWPDQEQLKSSTGVILAFVAMVALIIFGMDLAVRTVLDLVRSLFA; encoded by the coding sequence ATGGCTGAGACGACCCGTACGTCCGCGCGAGAGTTTCTCGTCGACGTGAAAGAGCAGGTCCAGAAGATCACCTGGCCGGACCAGGAGCAGCTGAAGAGCTCCACGGGCGTCATCCTCGCCTTCGTGGCGATGGTCGCCCTGATCATCTTCGGGATGGACCTGGCGGTCCGCACCGTTCTCGACCTGGTTCGCTCGCTTTTCGCGTGA
- the nusG gene encoding transcription termination/antitermination protein NusG: MTMAEAKWYAIQSYSGHENKVQRLIQRRIDEEPGEPQEKQIQEVLVPTQEVVEIRNGKRVTVTRKLYPGYVLVKMVSNQRTVNLVNGIQGVIKFLGSGAEPQSLSEDELAKIFGQEAEPVAGAEEPVVLIPFTHGQVVEVTDGPFKEFSGTVQDIDHDKGKVKVEVSLFGRPTSIELDYTQLRGF, encoded by the coding sequence ATGACCATGGCCGAGGCGAAGTGGTACGCCATCCAGAGCTACTCCGGGCACGAGAACAAGGTGCAGCGGCTGATCCAGCGCCGCATCGACGAAGAGCCGGGCGAGCCGCAGGAGAAGCAGATCCAGGAAGTGCTGGTCCCCACGCAGGAGGTGGTGGAGATCCGCAACGGCAAGCGCGTCACCGTTACGCGCAAGCTGTACCCTGGCTACGTGCTGGTGAAGATGGTGAGCAACCAGCGCACGGTGAACCTCGTCAACGGGATCCAGGGCGTCATCAAGTTCCTGGGCTCCGGCGCCGAGCCGCAGTCGCTCTCCGAAGACGAGCTGGCCAAGATCTTCGGGCAGGAGGCGGAGCCGGTGGCGGGGGCGGAGGAGCCAGTGGTGCTCATCCCCTTCACGCACGGGCAGGTGGTGGAGGTCACGGACGGGCCGTTCAAGGAGTTCAGCGGCACCGTCCAGGACATCGACCACGACAAGGGGAAGGTAAAGGTGGAGGTGTCGCTCTTCGGGCGCCCCACCTCCATCGAGCTGGACTACACGCAGCTTCGCGGATTCTGA
- the rplK gene encoding 50S ribosomal protein L11 codes for MAKKVTGFIKLQVPAGAANPAPPVGPALGQHGVNIMEFCKQFNARTQGQPGMIIPVEITVYGDRSFTFITKTPPAAVLLKKAAGVDKGSASSKKTKIGRVTQDQVRQIAETKMPDLNAADLDGAMRMIAGTARSMGLEIVG; via the coding sequence ATGGCTAAGAAAGTAACCGGCTTCATCAAGCTCCAGGTTCCCGCAGGGGCCGCCAACCCGGCTCCTCCCGTCGGCCCCGCGCTGGGCCAGCACGGCGTGAACATCATGGAGTTCTGCAAGCAGTTCAACGCGCGCACGCAGGGTCAGCCCGGGATGATCATCCCCGTGGAGATCACCGTGTACGGCGACCGCTCCTTCACCTTCATCACCAAGACGCCCCCCGCGGCCGTCCTGCTGAAGAAGGCGGCGGGTGTGGACAAGGGCTCGGCTTCTTCCAAGAAGACCAAGATCGGGCGCGTCACGCAGGACCAGGTGCGCCAGATCGCCGAGACCAAGATGCCCGACCTGAACGCGGCGGACCTCGACGGCGCCATGCGCATGATCGCGGGAACGGCGCGTTCGATGGGGCTCGAGATCGTGGGATAA